The following coding sequences are from one Daphnia magna isolate NIES unplaced genomic scaffold, ASM2063170v1.1 Dm_contigs021, whole genome shotgun sequence window:
- the LOC116931890 gene encoding protein Star isoform X1 produces the protein MTKGFSSQSKRNLPRIAILLLLLVIFFATYQKNCVSNKNCNASKKFQLAKNDLPDLMTISSVLHSPLPHYNLMEETSGFRKSAKQTSYSNKCGLDYMNANKMEQDHPCVIETIRQFFLHKPPPSNVPLKLDSNDAGNRSPGQTAVIMRLLKNQTKGFFVECGALDGEYMSNTIDLERKFGWNGILIEANPVTFKKLSARHRKAWTLPVCLSLEPFPTKVTFQMKVGDPGHSHIEGESETLQEPGIPGVDPNLIEVQCFPFYSILLAVGVTQVDFLSLDVEGHELKILKTIPWRKLDIKTLTVEWDHIPEGQMALSSFMEANGFVKIGAFDFLWSKDVIFVQNQSISVG, from the exons ATGACTAAAGGTTTTTCATCCCAGTCAAAACGGAATTTACCTCGAATCGCAATTTTATTACTGCTGCTTGtgattttttttgctaccTACCAGAAAAACTGTGTTAGTAATAAAAATTGTAATGCTTCAAAAAAATTCCAGCTTGCAAAAAACGATTTACCAGATCTAATGACGATTTCATCCGTTTTACATTCTCCTTTACCACATTATAACTTGATGGAAGAAACTTCGGGATTTCGAAAATCTGCTAAACAAACAAGTTACAGCAATAAGTGTGGTCTAG ATTATATGAATGCAAATAAAATGGAGCAAGATCACCCATGCGTAATCGAAACAATTCGACAGTTTTTCTTGCATAAGCCGCCACCATCGAATGTTCCACTCAAACTGGATTCCAACGATGCTGGAAACCGGTCACCGGGACAGACTGCCGTTATAATGAGGCTCTTAAAAAATCAG ACTAAAGGTTTTTTTGTGGAATGTGGTGCCCTAGATGGTGAATATATGTCAAATACAATCGACTTAGAACGCAAATTTGGCTGGAATGGCATATTGATCGAAGCCAACCCagtaacatttaaaaaactttCGGCTCGTCATCGTAAAGCATGGACGCTTCCCGTGTGTCTTAGTTTGGAACCATTTCCTACAAAA GTCACTTTTCAAATGAAGGTGGGCGACCCCGGTCATAGCCACATCGAAGGAGAGTCTGAAACCTTACAGGAACCCGGCATACCTGGAGTCGATCCAAACTTAATAGAAGTCCAGTGTTTTCCCTTTTACTCAATACTGTTAGCCGTTGGTGTAACTCAAGTGGATTTTCTAAGCCTCGACGTCGAAGGTCACGAACTGAAAATTCTCAAAACCATTCCGTGGCGGAAACTGGATATTAAG ACACTGACAGTTGAATGGGATCACATACCCGAAGGACAGATGGCGTTATCCAGTTTCATGGAGGCAAATGGCTTCGTAAAGATTGGAgcctttgattttctttggAGCAAAgatgtgattttcgttcagaATCAATCGATATCTGTAGGTTAA
- the LOC116931890 gene encoding protein Star isoform X2 has product MTKGFSSQSKRNLPRIAILLLLLVIFFATYQKNCVSNKNCNASKKFQLAKNDLPDLMTISSVLHSPLPHYNLMEETSGFRKSAKQTSYSNKCGLDYMNANKMEQDHPCVIETIRQFFLHKPPPSNVPLKLDSNDAGNRSPGQTAVIMRLLKNQTKGFFVECGALDGEYMSNTIDLERKFGWNGILIEANPVTFKKLSARHRKAWTLPVCLSLEPFPTKVTFQMKVGDPGHSHIEGESETLQEPGIPGVDPNLIEVQCFPFYSILLAVGVTQVDFLSLDVEGHELKILKTIPWRKLDIKVNSSLTAPTWLHRSLRLH; this is encoded by the exons ATGACTAAAGGTTTTTCATCCCAGTCAAAACGGAATTTACCTCGAATCGCAATTTTATTACTGCTGCTTGtgattttttttgctaccTACCAGAAAAACTGTGTTAGTAATAAAAATTGTAATGCTTCAAAAAAATTCCAGCTTGCAAAAAACGATTTACCAGATCTAATGACGATTTCATCCGTTTTACATTCTCCTTTACCACATTATAACTTGATGGAAGAAACTTCGGGATTTCGAAAATCTGCTAAACAAACAAGTTACAGCAATAAGTGTGGTCTAG ATTATATGAATGCAAATAAAATGGAGCAAGATCACCCATGCGTAATCGAAACAATTCGACAGTTTTTCTTGCATAAGCCGCCACCATCGAATGTTCCACTCAAACTGGATTCCAACGATGCTGGAAACCGGTCACCGGGACAGACTGCCGTTATAATGAGGCTCTTAAAAAATCAG ACTAAAGGTTTTTTTGTGGAATGTGGTGCCCTAGATGGTGAATATATGTCAAATACAATCGACTTAGAACGCAAATTTGGCTGGAATGGCATATTGATCGAAGCCAACCCagtaacatttaaaaaactttCGGCTCGTCATCGTAAAGCATGGACGCTTCCCGTGTGTCTTAGTTTGGAACCATTTCCTACAAAA GTCACTTTTCAAATGAAGGTGGGCGACCCCGGTCATAGCCACATCGAAGGAGAGTCTGAAACCTTACAGGAACCCGGCATACCTGGAGTCGATCCAAACTTAATAGAAGTCCAGTGTTTTCCCTTTTACTCAATACTGTTAGCCGTTGGTGTAACTCAAGTGGATTTTCTAAGCCTCGACGTCGAAGGTCACGAACTGAAAATTCTCAAAACCATTCCGTGGCGGAAACTGGATATTAAG GTCAATTCTTCATTAACAGCACCTACATGGCTACACCGTTCACTCAGACT ACACTGA